In Deltaproteobacteria bacterium, one genomic interval encodes:
- a CDS encoding class I SAM-dependent methyltransferase, which yields MHYIDYSHQHELVEHDFLGCCKDCQRSLEIIKPHIMAFTKRIKGYTRNMLAALSPEDLYRLYRILDDLAHMEAGVHLAGLILDESDIRRELPVIRSYYAAFFDIHEVHLAEDLLKSDAPWETLKSFPLYPRYLALVRNQIEAMHIAPDSILVFIGCGPVPASLILMSRLYGIRSVGLENSSETVELAKKVIQCLGLGKEIEIVHGDDSNLKELDWDIALISALAEPKARIFQSLRQVLRERGKHVPVVFRTYTGMRAVLYEPVQPGDIEGFRIAREIFPTGRVNNTTVLAELDE from the coding sequence ATGCACTATATTGACTATTCCCATCAGCACGAACTGGTCGAGCATGATTTTTTGGGCTGCTGCAAGGATTGTCAGCGCAGTCTGGAGATAATAAAACCCCACATCATGGCGTTTACCAAACGGATTAAGGGTTATACCCGCAACATGCTTGCGGCGCTCAGCCCTGAGGATCTCTATCGCCTTTACCGGATTCTGGATGATCTGGCCCATATGGAGGCTGGCGTTCATCTTGCCGGGCTGATCCTGGACGAGTCCGACATCCGGAGGGAACTTCCGGTGATCCGTTCGTATTATGCTGCGTTTTTCGACATCCATGAGGTGCACCTGGCAGAGGACTTGCTCAAATCGGATGCCCCGTGGGAAACCTTGAAATCCTTTCCCCTCTATCCCCGTTATTTGGCGCTGGTGAGAAACCAGATCGAGGCTATGCATATAGCGCCGGACAGCATCCTGGTCTTTATCGGATGCGGTCCTGTGCCCGCGAGCCTGATCCTCATGAGCCGGCTGTACGGCATACGGTCTGTCGGCCTGGAGAACTCCTCCGAAACCGTTGAGCTGGCAAAAAAGGTCATCCAATGTCTTGGGCTGGGAAAAGAGATCGAAATAGTCCACGGGGATGACTCCAATCTCAAAGAACTCGATTGGGATATAGCGCTGATTTCGGCCCTGGCAGAACCCAAAGCGCGGATTTTTCAAAGCCTCCGCCAAGTCTTAAGGGAACGGGGAAAGCATGTTCCGGTTGTTTTCCGGACTTATACCGGGATGCGTGCCGTCCTGTATGAACCGGTTCAACCCGGCGATATCGAAGGATTCAGGATCGCAAGAGAGATTTTTCCTACGGGCCGGGTCAATAATACGACCGTTCTTGCGGAGTTGGATGAGTGA
- a CDS encoding four helix bundle protein has protein sequence MRDHTKLRAFELAGEVAVLVYRVTARFPREELYGLTSQMRRAAISIPSNIVEGCARDSQADYLRFLHIAFGSLRELHYQLSLSKRLGFLSNENSSLIEPKVVETEKVLNGLIRALQDG, from the coding sequence ATGCGTGATCACACAAAACTTCGGGCATTTGAGTTGGCTGGCGAGGTAGCAGTATTGGTTTATCGGGTGACCGCAAGGTTTCCGAGAGAAGAGTTGTATGGTTTGACTTCTCAAATGCGCCGAGCAGCAATTTCGATTCCTTCTAACATCGTTGAAGGATGCGCACGTGACAGTCAGGCCGATTACCTTCGTTTTCTCCACATAGCCTTCGGGTCATTGAGGGAACTGCATTATCAACTAAGTTTATCGAAGCGTTTGGGCTTCTTGTCCAACGAGAATTCATCCCTGATTGAACCAAAGGTAGTCGAAACTGAGAAGGTTTTGAATGGCTTGATTCGGGCGTTGCAAGATGGTTGA
- the argJ gene encoding bifunctional glutamate N-acetyltransferase/amino-acid acetyltransferase ArgJ, with product MVLEVPGFVGGAIAADIKKKGEKDLAIVFSEVPACAAGVFTKNRVQAAPVRVDKERIASGRAQAIVANSGNANACTGSRGIEDATAMARATAKALGIGDELVLVASTGVIGQPLNLCAIEAAIPKLAGQLSRTGLFEVAQAIMTTDTFPKAASRKVFVGERAFSVAAVAKGAGMIRPDMATMLCFVCTDVSATPQALDAILRKAVAQSFNAITVDGDTSTNDTVLVLANGLSGVNLGEASCAEAFQKTLNEVLSTLAFQIVQDGEGATKLVRVEVKGAASDEDARQVAYTIAESPLVKTALFGEDANWGRIMAAIGRAGVPVNPETIQICFDEVRIVKDGQGCGSEAEAEATRIFKNDQFSITVDLELGSSAATVHTCDLSTDYVKINADYRT from the coding sequence ATGGTCTTGGAAGTGCCGGGATTTGTTGGGGGCGCCATTGCCGCCGACATTAAGAAAAAGGGAGAGAAGGACCTGGCTATCGTGTTTTCCGAAGTCCCGGCCTGTGCTGCCGGTGTGTTTACAAAAAACAGGGTACAGGCCGCTCCGGTGCGGGTTGACAAAGAGCGGATTGCATCCGGTCGTGCCCAGGCCATTGTGGCAAATAGCGGCAATGCCAATGCCTGCACGGGATCACGCGGAATTGAAGACGCCACGGCCATGGCTCGTGCTACGGCCAAGGCTCTGGGGATAGGAGATGAATTGGTCCTGGTGGCCTCGACAGGTGTTATCGGGCAACCTCTAAATCTTTGCGCTATTGAGGCGGCCATCCCGAAGCTTGCCGGACAACTCAGCCGCACGGGGCTTTTTGAGGTGGCGCAGGCTATCATGACGACCGATACGTTTCCCAAGGCTGCCTCAAGGAAGGTGTTTGTTGGAGAGAGGGCCTTTAGCGTGGCTGCCGTGGCAAAAGGCGCGGGCATGATTCGACCGGACATGGCCACAATGCTCTGTTTTGTTTGCACAGACGTGAGTGCAACGCCGCAAGCCCTGGACGCGATCCTGAGAAAAGCCGTGGCACAGTCCTTTAATGCAATCACGGTGGATGGAGACACAAGCACTAATGACACGGTCCTTGTCCTTGCTAATGGCCTGTCTGGAGTGAATCTGGGAGAAGCCTCTTGCGCTGAAGCATTTCAAAAGACCCTGAACGAGGTCCTCTCCACCCTGGCTTTTCAGATCGTCCAGGACGGAGAGGGGGCTACAAAACTGGTTAGAGTCGAGGTGAAAGGGGCGGCAAGTGACGAAGACGCCAGGCAGGTGGCTTATACGATTGCCGAGTCCCCTTTGGTAAAAACAGCTCTTTTCGGAGAGGATGCCAACTGGGGCAGGATCATGGCCGCCATTGGCCGGGCCGGCGTTCCCGTCAACCCTGAAACCATTCAAATCTGTTTCGATGAGGTCCGGATCGTTAAGGACGGACAGGGGTGTGGTAGCGAGGCAGAAGCAGAGGCCACGAGGATCTTTAAGAACGATCAATTCAGCATCACTGTTGACCTCGAGCTTGGCAGCAGTGCCGCCACAGTACACACGTGCGATCTGTCGACAGATTACGTCAAAATCAATGCCGATTACCGCACGTAG